The DNA sequence ACTATTTAATCCTCAGATTTTGACAAACTTTATAATTTGCATACTCATCTAGCAATAAGCTTTCTTTTTTTTCTCTATTTTTAATTATAGAGCCATTTAAAATTTTTATTAATATCTCAATCTTTTTTTCTTCCCTATATTTATCTACATAAATATCATAACACTCATTATAATTCTTTTTAAGCTTTTCAAGAATTTTAAAATCTTGTTTTTTTTTATAATTTAAACAGTCTATATAACCCCTTATAGAAAGATTGTCAAAACTATCCAGGCTTTTTAAAATATTAGGGATTCCATCTAAAAACTGATTTATTTTCAAAATTTTCTTATTTATATTCATTAAGTCTCTCTCGCTTAACTTTCTATAATAGGTTCTAATGGCCAATATCCTATTAAGCTTTTGTTTTCTAAAGTTTAAATCATTCAAGATAATATTTCCCTTATTTCATCTTCTAAATTTTCAAAATCAAATGTTTCATTTATTCCTTGAGAAATAAAATTAATAATCTTTGGATACTTAGAAATTGCAAAATCGACATCTTTATTGGATCCTTTAAGATAAATCCCTGTTCTAATAAGATCTTCATAATCTTTATAAACAGATAATAAACTTCTAACTTTCATTATTAACTTTTGTTTTTCTAAATTCATTATTCTATGAATAGATCTTGAAGTCGAACTAAGAACATTTATTGAAGGATAAATCCCTCTATCAAACAAATCTCTGTCTAAAATAATATGACCATCTAAAACAGCCTTAATATTATCAGCTACAGGCTCTGTAAAATCATCCCCTTCAACAAGAACAGTATAAAACCCAGTAACACTTCCTCCCTTACCATTAAACCCCGATCTTTCAAGTAAAATTGGAATTTCAACAAACACAGAAGGCGGGTAACCTTTAGCTACAGGAGGCTCTCCTAAAGAAAGAGACATCTCCCTTTTAGCATTTGCAAATCTAGTAATAGAATCAAAAAGCAACACTACATCTTTACCTTGCTCTCTAAAGTATTCTGCTATCATGGTGGCAACATAAGCTCCCTTATACCTTGATATAGGTGATTCATCAGAAGTTGAGACAACTAAAACGCTTTTTTTTAAACGCTCCTTACCAAGTTCATGCTCAATAAACTCATTAAGCTCCCTACCTCTTTCCCCAATAAAAGCAATAACATTTACATCTGCATTTGAATTTTTTGCAATCATACCAAGCAAAGTAGATTTACCAACACCAGCACCTGAAAAAATACCGACCCTTTGCCCTTTTGCAACTGGCAAAAACCCATCAAGAACTTTAACCCCTGTTAATATTTGCTCTTCAAAAATACTCCTACTAATTGGGTTAATTTTTTTGAAAACCAACTCTTTATATCTATTGTTCAAAAATGACCCTTTATTATCAATAGGTCTACCAAGAGAATCAATAACTCTTCCTAAAAGCTCATCACTAAGATTAATTTCTAATCCTTTATTTAAAGAATAGACTTTATTCCCAACTTCAATCCCACTAAATCCTTCATAAGCCATAAGACTAACATAAGGACCATTAAAGCCTAAAACCTCAGCACACACCCTTCTATTATTTCTTTGATCAATTAAACACAAATCTCCAACAGCACACTGGGGCCCTAAACTTTCAACCAAAAGGCCCTTTATTTTTTGAACCCTGCCAACAAAAGAGACAGTTTCAATATTATCTACTTGTTTTAAATAATTTTCAAAAAAATTGCCCACTAAAATTCCTTTAGATATTCAACTTAATAAAGAAAAGTTTTTAAATTTTTCCTCTATTTTATCAAGTTGAGAAGAAATACGTGCATCAATCTCTCCAAAATTAGTTTCAATTATACAGCCACCTTTACCTATGTTGGGATCTTCTATAATTTCTAAATCTTCTATAACATCAAATCTAAAAATAAAATCACTCTTTTTATGTCTAACAATATCTAAATCGTCAAGATTTACACGAATGGTAATTTTTGTTTTATCTTTTACCTTTTTTAACACCTCATTAACATTTTCCAAAACAATATCTTTTTGAGAAGCTGTAATTCTTTTAATAACCTTGATTGCAATTTGCATAACAAGGCTTACTATCTGCTCACCCGAAGATTCAAGAATGCCTCTCCTCTCAGCAATCAAAGATGCTATTATGCCATGCAACTTTCTCATCACTTTGTCAAAATCTTTAAAACCGCTCTCATAACCCTTGTTATACCCTTCTTCCCTACCTTTAGATGTTGCTATCTCAAGATCTTTTTTTAACTTTTCTTCATACTCTCTTGCTAATTTTTCAATCTCAGCATTAGATTCAGCTTCAATAGATTCTTTTTTATAAACAGCTTCTCTTTGCAAAAGATCTGCTTCTTGCTTGGCTGCCTCTAATACTTCATTGGCTTTTGCTTTAGCCTCTTCAATAAGCCTCTCAGATTCAATCTGAACTTCTTCTTTAGCAAGTTCTTGCCTTTTAACAAGCTCTTCCTCAAGTCGCAATTTTTCATCTCTTAATAATTGCAACTCCTCTTTAAGATTAGCAATTTTACTGTCTATATCGTAAACCTTGCATTCCTTCTTCTTAATTTCCAAAGATTCAAAAATAGGTTTTGCTATCTCAACAAATTCCAACCTTACTGAACTATCAACTTCTGATGACTTATATAAAACCTTAGGCAAACAACACTCCTTTATCAGACAAGCACATCTTCTTCACCACCTCTTGAAATAACTATTTCCCCTTGTTCTTCTAATTTTCTAATAAGAGAAACAATTTTTTGTTGAGATTCTTCAACATCTTTTCGTCTAGTAGGACCCAAAAATTCCATATCCTCCTTAAGCATTGAAGCTGCTCTTTTTGACATGTTTTTGAAAATTTTTTCTTGGACAGGAATGTCTACAGATTTTAAAGCTTTTGCCAACTCTTGACCATCTATCTCTCTTAAAACCCTTTGTATAGATCTATCATCAAGCAAAACTATATCCTCAAACACAAACATTTTCTTCTTAATCTCTTCTGCAAGCTCTGGATCTTCCTCTTCAAGAGATTCAATAATAAACTTCTCCGTCTTTCTATCAGCCATATTGATTATCTCAACAACATTATCAACTCCTCCTGCTGATGTGTAATCTTCTGAAGAAAGAGAAGCTAATTTTTTCTCAAGAACTCTTTCAACCTCTCTTACAACCTCAGGAGAGGTTCTGTCCATTAATGCGATTCGTCTTGCAACATTGGTTTGTACTTCTGTAGGCAAACTAGACAGAATAAAAGAAGCTTTTTGGGGATCAAGATATGAAAGTATTAAAGCAATTGTTTGGGGATGTTCTTGTTGAATAAAGTTTAAAATATTTGCAGGATCTGCTCTTCTAACAAATTCAAAAGGCCTAGACTGTAAAGCAGACCCCAAATTATTAATAATGTCAACTGCTTTTTGGGTTCCAAGAGATTTTTCAAGAAGCTCTCTTGCATAATCAATGCCACCCTTTTGAATAAATTCTTGAGCCATCATTAATTCTTTAAACTCTAAAAGAACATTATCTTTAAGCTCAGAAGTAATTGTCTCAAGCTTTGCTATCTCAAATGTCAAAGACTCTATCTCTTCTTGAGAAAGATACTTAAACACTTTAGAAGAGATTTCAGAACCTATTGAAACCAACAAAATAGCAGCCTTTTGCTTACCTGTTAAAGCAGAAACGTCAAGAATCTCCTTTTCTTTTTTTTCTTCCATATCCATTACTACCTTCTACGCATTTTTCAAAAGCCATGTTCTTATAAGCTTGGCAACATCTTCTGGTTTTTCCCTGGCCAAAAGTTCAGCATTATTTTGCAGCTCATCGCCTTCTCTGATCCCACCAACAACATCATCAACGCCAATATCATCCCCACCATCCATCAAGGCTTGCTGACGCCTTAAATGGGCTTGCTTTGCCAACTCCTCTTCTCTAAGGCGTCTTCGTCTTTCAAGCTCTCTAGAAATAGCAAAAAATACTGTAAATACTAAAATTAATAGTGAAAATATTATACTTGCAACAAATAAAAGATATTTAAACCTTTCACTTGCAAAATAATTTTCATCTATTTCTCTAAACTCATTCATACGATCAAAAGATATGTTTCTAACCGTTATTGAATCGCCTCTTTCTGGCTTATATTCAAAAGAGCTTTGCAAAACATCTTCAATATTTTTTATCTCTTCTAATGCCATAGGTTTGTATTCTCTTTTTCTCATTCCATTTTCTATTATAAAATCTCCCTTCTCATCATATACAAAATTCCAAATACCATCCACGAAAATACCAAGAGAAACACCCACAATCCTAGCAGGCTCTTTTTCACTTGTAGATTTTTTTTCGTTTAAAGCAACATTTTTAATTTCTTGCGACTCATTATATTTACCAGTAATATCACTTAAGTCCTGATATTCAGGGGGAGTATTGCCTTCTTGCCCAGGAGGTCCCCATGGACTATATCCTTGTCCTTGATATTCTTTTTTTTGAGTCTGAGAAGATATAATAGTTGAATCACTTACTTTTCTAGTGTTATAAGCAGCTTTTGGATCTTGAGCTTGAATCTCAATAGGAGCATACTCTTTAGACTCTGTGGTTTCTTTTGAGGTGTCAAGTTTCACATTTACTCTTGCTATCATAAATCTATCAATAGACAAAACCTTGCTTAATGCAGAGTCAATTTCTCCCCTAAGCATGGCTTCATACTTAAGTTTTAATTTACGCTCTTTTTCTGCTAAGTCTATTCTATCTATTCCATCTAGATTCGAAAAATCATTTAAAATAGTTCCACTATTATCAACAACAGCAATATTATCAGATTCAAGACCCTCAATGGCATATTGAATAAGCTTAACAAGTCCTTCAACCTTTTTCCTATTAGTAATAATATCAGAGCCAGGTCTTGGGGTAATTCTAACAGATGCCTTAACAGGTTCTTGAGCATCTTTAAAAAGAGCTTTTTCAGGCATAACAAGATTTACACTAACAGCATCAACATCGTCTAAAGCCACAATGTGCTGTTCAACAGCTCTTGTAATTGATCTTCTAAGATTAATGCTTCTTTCAAAATCAGTAATAGTCCATCTATCAATATCAAACAAAGCCCATGGATCCATATGAACAGGTACAAGCTCTTCTCTGACAAGAATTGCTCTCATTTTTTTTGCAAGTTTCTCATCATCTAAATAAATTCTTCCATCAGAACTTAAAAAATATTTAACATTTTCTCTATCAAGTCTTTGTGATATCCTATCTAAGAGATATTGATCTTTAATTTCAACCCCAAAAAGAGCAATGCTTTGACTTCTAGTAGAAAACCCTATCAAAAAAACAAAAGCAATAATTACAAAAAAAATAATCAATCCTAAGGCTATTTTCTGAACAGTACTAGCTTTTTTGAAGATTCCTTTTGCTGAAACAAAAAATTTAGTAAAAAAATTGCTCAAAATCTTATGGCTCCTTAACGAATATTGATTATATCTTGATAAGCCTTCACGCTTCTCTCAACAACAGCTTTTAAAATGCTTAAATTCATATTAGCCTTAGACATTGCTATTACAACATCATGAACATCAACACTACTAGGTCGAAGAATAGCTTGCTCCATAACTTTAGAAACATTTAATTGGCTTTTGTTGATATCAGTAACCGTATTTATTAAAACATCTTTAAATGTTTTAATATCACTGCTTTTGGAACTAAAAAGATTCACATCAAAATGTAAAGGATTTTTTTTAACTAAATTAATATTACTCTCTGTAAAAAAAGCATCTATTTTCACCAATAATCTCCTTTTAGCTTTGAAGTATAGCTAATGCGCTCCTAAACATAGACTTGCTACTATTGATAACAGTAGAATTTGCCTCATAAGCACGAGAAGCTGAAATCATATCTACCATTTCTTCAACTAAATTGACATTAGGAAGCTCTACATAACCTTTTTTATCTCCAAAACTTATTGCATCAGGATGAGTTGGGTCGTATTTTAACTTTAACGGAGACTTGTCTTTTTCAATGCTTGCAACCCTAACTCCTTGACCAATACCATTATCAAGATAATCTGGAATAAAAGGCCCCTTCCAGTAAGGATTATTAATCCTTGGAGCAAAAACAATTCTTTGCCTTCTATAAGGCCCACCATCAGAAGTTCTAGAAGTAGAAACATTTGCAATATTATTAGAAATAACATCAATCCTCAATCTTTGTGCCGTCAACCCTGTTGAAGCCACATTAATACTTGAAAACAATCCCATTTTACATTCCTTAAGATACTAATTTATTTTAATACAATATTAATGCTTTTAAAATAATGTGCCTGAATATTAGTCATAAGGTGATACATCATTTGATTTTGAACAAGCGCCTTAATCTCAGAATCAATATCAACATTATTGCCATTATTATTCACAGCTGAAAGGTGATCAAGAACTCTCTGGGGCTTAACGTCTGAATACTCTGGATTTTTAATTCCAGACAAATGCTTATCACTAGACTTTATCAAGTCTAGATCATTTCTACATTTATTTGAAACAGCCTTCTCAAGCTCTGACTCAAAAGAAATTTTACTTCTTTTAAAATTTGGAGTATCTACGTTTGCTATATTGTCAGAAATAACACCTTGTCTTAAGCTTAGAACATCTAAATATCTGTGTGAAAAATCTACAGATCTCTCGAAATCATTCAAATTAGAACCCCCTCTTTTTAAAATTACTTTTAACTAAATTATATAATAATTTAAATCTTTTTGTTCGTTAATTTGTATTTTTTTATTAACATAGTCCAAGTTTATTTCAAATTTTTTTAACTTACTACCAGGCACCTCAAAAAAAAGATCTGCAAGCACTCTTTCCATAACGCCATGAAGTCTTCTAGCACCAAGATTTTCATTTTCAAGATTCATATTAAAAGTGAGCTCTGCAATTTTATCTATAGCCTCCTCACTAAACTTCAAATCCAAATTATAAACCTTAAACATTGCAACATACTGCTTTATTAAAGAATTTTTGGTTTGTTTTAAAATTTTTTTCAAATCGTCTATGCTTAAACTCTTAAGCTCAACCTTAATCGGGAATCTCCCTTGAAGCTCGGGTATTAAATCAGAAGGTTTTGCTAAATTAAATGCCCCTGCTGCAATAAATAAAATATGAGAAGTATCAACTATACCATATTTTGTATTAACTTTAGAACCTTCGATAATTGGTAAAATATCTCTTTGAACGCCTTCTCTAGATACATCATTACCACTCCTATTCTTAGCAGCAATTTTGTCGATCTCATCAATAAAAATAATTCCCATATTTTCAACTTTGGATTTTGCAATATCTGAAATGTTTTCATGATCAACTAATTTCTCAAGCTCTTCTGCTAAAATTATTTCCTTTGCCTTTTTAATCTTCAATTCTCTTTTCTTTTTTCTATCAAATAGATTGCCCAATAAACCTCCAATACCCATATCAATCTCTTCAAAATTACCACCTGTAAATATTTCTATTGTAGAAAATGGCATTTTGCTAGAAATTTGTATTTCAATAGCAGTGTCATCAAGCTCACCTGCTCTAAGCTTTTTCCTTAGCTTCTCTTTTACCTTTTCTTCCGCCTTTATTTCGCTTGGATCTACATTTTCAAAATTGCTAGACCCCTTAAAAAGACTTTCAACTATTCTCTCTTCTGTTTTTACTAAAGCATCTTCTCTTACAGCGCTATACATTTCTTCTTTTACCATATTAACTGCAATGCCCATTAAATCCCTAACCATAGATTCAACATCACGACCAACATAACCAACCTCAGTATATTTTGTAGCTTCAACTTTAATAAAAGGAGCCTTGATTAATTTAGAAAGCCTTCTTGCAATCTCAGTCTTTCCAATACCAGTTGACCCAATCATAATAATGTTTTTAGGCATTACCTCATCTTTTATTTCTTTGGGAAGTCTAGATCTTATATATCTATTAACAAGAGCAATTGATACTAATTTTTTAGCTTCGTTTTGACCTATTATGTACTTATCAAGTTCTGCAACTATATCTTTGGGAACTATATGATGTTCTAACTTATTCATTTTCAATCTCCTCAATCACAATGTTAGAATTAGTATATATGCACACTCTTGCCGCTATCTTTAAAGATCTAAGCGCAACTTCAAAAGCACTTAATTTTTTATTTTCCATGTAAGCAAGAGCTGCTGAATACGCATAATTGCCCCCACTACCAATTGAAATAACATCCTCTTCAGGCTCAACAACATCACCAGTACCAGAAATTAAAAGAATATTACTAGAATCAGCAACAAGCATCATAGCCTCAAGCTTATGAAGTATCTTGTCAGAACGCCAATCTTTTGCAAGGTCAACAGCAGCCCTTTTAATGTCAATCAAACCATCACCTTTTGCCTTGATTTTTTCTTCAAATTTTTCAAAAAGAGTAATTGCATCAGACGTTGAACCTGCAAATCCTGCCAAAATTTTTCCATTAAGCAATTTTCGTATTTTAATAGCATTACTCTTTAAAACAGTATGTCCAAAAGTTACTTGTCCATCTGCTGCTACCACAGTTTTGCCATTTTTTTTTATTGCAATAACTGTAGTTCCTTTAAAGCTCATATTACCCCCCTATTTATATATCTCGTTTAAAAGTTCATCAATAAGAAAATCAGATACATTTTTACAATTACAATACTCTTTAGAATCATCCTCAATCTTATTGGAATCTATATATTCAACATTCAATAAAGCATAAAGATCTTTAATGGTTTTTATCTCTTGAGCACCAAAACTATACAATTTAACGGCTCCATCGCCACAAAAATCTAAATCATAAACATAAATGTCAAGCCCCAGGTCAAGACCAAGTTCAGCTGTAATCAAAGCTCCCGATTTTAAAGGCGCATAAGTTATAAAAATAGCATCCGACAAGCCTGAGATTAATCTATTTCTTTTAGCAAAAAAATAATTTTGAATTTTATCAAAAGGCAACGTCTCAGTAATTATTCCGCCCCCTTGTTCTAAAAGCTTAAAAACATATTTTCGATTTTGCTTAGGATAAATATTGTCAATATCTGTTGGAATAACAGCAAATGTCCTCCTATTCTCATTAATTGCAGCTATATGGGCCTCAATATCAGCCCCAATTGCAAATCCAGAAATAATCTCTACACCATTTCTTGCAAGATGTGCAGAAAACTCTCTCGTTCTCTCAGCAAGAGTTTTGCTAATTCTTCTCGAACCAACAACAGCCCAAGACAATGAAGAAAAATTAGGCAAATTACCTTTGTAATAAATAGCAAAAGGGGGATCATAAATTCTCTTAAGCTTATTAGGGTAAATCTTAGATCCTAGAATAGCAATTTTGGCTTTTGTCCTTCTAATAACTTTTTCTTGCAATTCTATTAACTTTAAATCAGGCAGCCTAAATAATCTTTTAAATGATCTTGAAAGATAAGCCTCAATGTCTTTTTGAGTCAATTTAATAATATCATTAAAATCAAAATTAATAAAAAGCTTTAGTTTTTCCTTGCTTTTTAAAAATTTTAAATTATCAATATAAAGCAATTTCATCATAAATAATTACTTCAAATTGCTCATGATCCTAGAAACACCTTCTTTTTGCTCTTCAGTTACAGCCTTTTTACTAGCTTTATCATAAAACAATATAGCATTACCAAAATCACCAAGCGAATAATAATTTGCACCTCTTAACATTAAAAACTCAAAATAATCCTCACCCATATTATCAAGCTTATTTAAATACTCTTTAGCTTCAAGCTGCTTATCAAGTTCATATACATACATATTAGAAATAGCAAAAAGAGACTCTTTGAAATCATTTCTAATTGAAATTGACTTTAAAAAAGAATTTTCAGCAAGAATCATGTATCTTTCAATTTCATTTTTTATCTTTAAATTTTTAGCTAAATTATAAGAAGCAACACCTACGTAAAAATGTGACAAATAACTATTGGGGTTGATTTCTAAATTTTTACCAAAATACTCAATAGAGGGTCCGTATTGCCCAAGCTTAAAAAATTCAAGCCCAATCAAATTGAAAAACCTGGCTTTTTTATCAATTGAATTAACTATCTTTAAAATATTCTTATCTTCTTTTTCTACAAATTCCTTATAAACTTCAATTTTAGATTCAGATCCACCGCCTGAAATTTCCAATTCTCTTAACCTAAGCCCAAGATTCAATTTTTCCTTAGATTCATTTCCGCAAGATACAAATAAATTAATAAGCATTAACAAAAAAATTTTCATCTAATCATCGCTACTTTTTTTGTTTAAATTTCTAAGAAATGTTGGAACATCAATATCATCATCAAAATAATTAACATTTTTAGACTTTACTGCAAAAGAAGAATCTTGATGTTCATAAGATCCAGAAGGAATATTTTGAGTACCTGACATTAAAGTGTCAAACTCTTTAGAACTTAAGGTATTATTTTCTGGCGAATTGGATATTTCCTTTTGCCTTTTAGATGCAAAACCTGTAGCAACAACTGTAACATAAATTTCATCTTCAAGATTTGAATTAATAGCATGGCCATATATTACAGTAGCCTCATCATCAACACTAGCAGTAATTATTCCCATAATCTCTTCAAGCTCAAGCAATGAAAAATCATCACCACCAGTAACATTGACAAGAAGTCCTTTAGACCCCTCAATACGCACTTCCTCAAGTAAAGGATTACTAATAGCAGAAGTTGCAGCATCAACAGCTCTGTTTTCACCCTTGCCATATCCGATTCCCATTAAAGCATCACCTTGCCCTTGCATAATACTTTTAACATCGGCAAAATCAATATTAACCTCTCCGTGTTCAATAATAAGCCCTGCAATACCTTGAACACCCATTCTCAAAACATCATCTGCACGTTTAAAAGCATCTTTAATAGTAGTCCTTTTGTCAACAACAGTTAAAAGCTTTTGATTTGGAATGATAATTAATGTATCTACAGACTTTCTTAAATTATTTATTCCTTGCTCAGCAAGTCTTAATTTCTTAGGACCTTCAAACTTAAAAGGCTTCGTCACAACTCCAACTGTCAAAATTCCAAGCTCTTTTGCAACTTGCGCAATAACCGGAGCTGCTCCGGTTCCTGTTCCACCACCCATACCAGCAGTAATAAACACCATATCAGCACCAGAAAGATGATTACGTATAACATCTATGTCTTCCTCTGCGGCAGCCTGCCCAATCTCAGGCTTTCCTCCAGCACCAAGCCCCGCTGTAACTTTTGCTCCAAGAGCAATTTTTATGGGAGCAATAGAGGTTTGGAGAGCCTGAAGATCAGTATTAGCCACAATAAATTCAACATCTCTTACTCCATATTCAATCATACGATTAACAGCATTACTACCTCCTCCTCCTGCACCAATCACCTTAAGAATTGTGGGATTTGTAGTAGAATCAAATCTTCTTGTATGGCCATCAATCATATTATAATCTTTCATTAACGCTTCCTCCATGATTGGTCAAAACCATTCTTTCAAAAACCAACCTTTCAACTTTGAAGATATTTTATTTTTTCTTTTAACTTTACTGCTTACCTTCTTTAATTTATTGAATTTTTGTTGCTCATGCTTATAAAGAACAAGACCAAGAGCTGAAGAAAACTTAGGATCTATATGCTCTTCTCCAATCCCATTAATACTCATTGGCAAACCTATTCTTGCAGGATAATGAAATACTTCTTCTATTAAATTAGAAATACCTGGGAATAAAGCTCCCCCACCTGTTAAAACTATCCCACCATTAATTTTATTATAAAGCCCACGTTTAAGTATTTCCGCCCTCATCATTTCAAAGATTTCTTTTAATCTTGAATTAATGATTATAGACAACTCTTTTCTGCTTTTTTCTTGAGGGGGTCGAGTCCCTAGATTTGGAATAATTACAGTTTCCATTTGACTATCAAGAATAGATGGATGGGCAATGCCAGCTGTTACTTTAATATTCTCAGCAACATCCTCAGGAACCTTCCAAACTTGAGCAATATCAAGAGTTACCCTATTAACACCAATAGGAATTACACCTGTATAATAAGGAGAACCGTCAATATAAAGAATAATATCAGTAGTTCCTTTACCCATATCAATAAACAAAACACCCATCTCACGCTCTTCTTTAGAAAGAGTTGCATAAGAAGAAGCTAAACTTCCAAGAACAACCTCATCAACTGCAAATCCAGCTCGATTTACACATCTGACTAAATTCTGACTAGAAGAGCTAGATCCTGTAATAATATGCACTTCTCCTTCAAGACGAATACCCATCATATCTATTGGATTTTTTATATGAGGTATTCCATCTACAATAAATTCTTGAGGAATAACATGAAGAATTTCTCTATCCATTGGAATAACAATTGCCTTTGCAGCTTCGATTACCCTATCAACATCTTCTTCGTTAATCTCTCTTGTTCTTGAATTTATTGCAACAACACCACGCGAATTGGTTCCCTCAACACTACTCCCAGACATAGAAACTGAAAGCGATGTAATATCACACCCTGAAATGAGCTCTGCAGCCTCAATAGAATTAGATATTGAATCAAGAGCAGCTTCAATGTTTATTAAAACTCCCTTCCTAACTCCTCTTGATATACTAGTGCCTATTCCAACTATTTCCAATTGATCATTCAAATTTACTTCAGCAACAACAGTACAAATTTTTGAAGTTCCAACATCCAAACCTACTATCAAATTCCTAGACACTAACTTTCTCCTAACAAAATGATATCACCACTTCTTAAATCTATAACACCAGGCTTTCCTTTAAGCAAATCAACTGCAAGAAATACTTTATGCATCACGTCTGTTAAATCCATATCAACTGTTATCAATATTTTATTATATATGCTTTTAATATACAAAATTACATTATAATCATAGAAATTCAATTTTAAAAAATTTACCTCTGATATTAAATTATACAAATATTTTTGATTTATTTTAAGATAATTAAGACCTCTTACAACATTAAGCATTCTATCCTCTAGAAAATCTCCGACATTATTATCATTCAAAATTAATCCACTAATTATAGGTAAATCATAAATTAAATACTCACTTTTTTCCAAAATTACACCATCTGATGCAATACAATAATAAGTAATGTTACCATTTACATTTTCTAAAGCAACAGCAACGGGTATTCTTTTCTCTATTTTAATATTAATTTTATTAGGAAACTTAAGATCAACCTTAGCATTCTTTACTCTTAAATCTCTTTTAAGATTCTCCTCATATATTCTAACATTAACATTATGATAATAAGTATTAGGCTTAATTCCTGAAATCTTAATTATATCTTCTTTAGAAAGAGAAGTATCATTATTTATGCTAATATATCTAATCAAAAAATAAGGAGACACAAAAATAATAATTATTATTTCAAAAAAAATTAAAGACGTTGAAAAATATATATATTTAATTAAAAATTTTCTCTCAATAATCATAAACTAATCCGATTTACACACTAGAAAAATCCAATCAATTATTACTTAAATCCCTTGAAACATTTGAAATAAGACCAGAAAGTGCCATGGTAACAACAATAGAAGAACCTCCTGATGAAAAAAAAGGCAAATTTATTCCTGTGGGAGGCAAAAGACCA is a window from the Borreliella chilensis genome containing:
- the flgB gene encoding flagellar basal body rod protein FlgB (with FlgF and C makes up the proximal portion of the flagellar basal body rod), with translation MNDFERSVDFSHRYLDVLSLRQGVISDNIANVDTPNFKRSKISFESELEKAVSNKCRNDLDLIKSSDKHLSGIKNPEYSDVKPQRVLDHLSAVNNNGNNVDIDSEIKALVQNQMMYHLMTNIQAHYFKSINIVLK
- a CDS encoding ATP-dependent protease; this encodes MNKLEHHIVPKDIVAELDKYIIGQNEAKKLVSIALVNRYIRSRLPKEIKDEVMPKNIIMIGSTGIGKTEIARRLSKLIKAPFIKVEATKYTEVGYVGRDVESMVRDLMGIAVNMVKEEMYSAVREDALVKTEERIVESLFKGSSNFENVDPSEIKAEEKVKEKLRKKLRAGELDDTAIEIQISSKMPFSTIEIFTGGNFEEIDMGIGGLLGNLFDRKKKRELKIKKAKEIILAEELEKLVDHENISDIAKSKVENMGIIFIDEIDKIAAKNRSGNDVSREGVQRDILPIIEGSKVNTKYGIVDTSHILFIAAGAFNLAKPSDLIPELQGRFPIKVELKSLSIDDLKKILKQTKNSLIKQYVAMFKVYNLDLKFSEEAIDKIAELTFNMNLENENLGARRLHGVMERVLADLFFEVPGSKLKKFEINLDYVNKKIQINEQKDLNYYII
- a CDS encoding peptidase, giving the protein MSFKGTTVIAIKKNGKTVVAADGQVTFGHTVLKSNAIKIRKLLNGKILAGFAGSTSDAITLFEKFEEKIKAKGDGLIDIKRAAVDLAKDWRSDKILHKLEAMMLVADSSNILLISGTGDVVEPEEDVISIGSGGNYAYSAALAYMENKKLSAFEVALRSLKIAARVCIYTNSNIVIEEIENE
- a CDS encoding DNA repair protein Smf; this translates as MKLLYIDNLKFLKSKEKLKLFINFDFNDIIKLTQKDIEAYLSRSFKRLFRLPDLKLIELQEKVIRRTKAKIAILGSKIYPNKLKRIYDPPFAIYYKGNLPNFSSLSWAVVGSRRISKTLAERTREFSAHLARNGVEIISGFAIGADIEAHIAAINENRRTFAVIPTDIDNIYPKQNRKYVFKLLEQGGGIITETLPFDKIQNYFFAKRNRLISGLSDAIFITYAPLKSGALITAELGLDLGLDIYVYDLDFCGDGAVKLYSFGAQEIKTIKDLYALLNVEYIDSNKIEDDSKEYCNCKNVSDFLIDELLNEIYK
- the flgC gene encoding flagellar basal body rod protein FlgC (with FlgF and B makes up the proximal portion of the flagellar basal body rod), encoding MGLFSSINVASTGLTAQRLRIDVISNNIANVSTSRTSDGGPYRRQRIVFAPRINNPYWKGPFIPDYLDNGIGQGVRVASIEKDKSPLKLKYDPTHPDAISFGDKKGYVELPNVNLVEEMVDMISASRAYEANSTVINSSKSMFRSALAILQS
- a CDS encoding cell division protein FtsZ, whose amino-acid sequence is MKDYNMIDGHTRRFDSTTNPTILKVIGAGGGGSNAVNRMIEYGVRDVEFIVANTDLQALQTSIAPIKIALGAKVTAGLGAGGKPEIGQAAAEEDIDVIRNHLSGADMVFITAGMGGGTGTGAAPVIAQVAKELGILTVGVVTKPFKFEGPKKLRLAEQGINNLRKSVDTLIIIPNQKLLTVVDKRTTIKDAFKRADDVLRMGVQGIAGLIIEHGEVNIDFADVKSIMQGQGDALMGIGYGKGENRAVDAATSAISNPLLEEVRIEGSKGLLVNVTGGDDFSLLELEEIMGIITASVDDEATVIYGHAINSNLEDEIYVTVVATGFASKRQKEISNSPENNTLSSKEFDTLMSGTQNIPSGSYEHQDSSFAVKSKNVNYFDDDIDVPTFLRNLNKKSSDD
- a CDS encoding TPR repeat-containing protein translates to MKIFLLMLINLFVSCGNESKEKLNLGLRLRELEISGGGSESKIEVYKEFVEKEDKNILKIVNSIDKKARFFNLIGLEFFKLGQYGPSIEYFGKNLEINPNSYLSHFYVGVASYNLAKNLKIKNEIERYMILAENSFLKSISIRNDFKESLFAISNMYVYELDKQLEAKEYLNKLDNMGEDYFEFLMLRGANYYSLGDFGNAILFYDKASKKAVTEEQKEGVSRIMSNLK